Within Streptomyces roseirectus, the genomic segment CTCGGCGGTCTTCTCGGGCTCGTTCCAGTAGCCGAGCATGACGCTGTAGCCCCGGGTGCACAACTCGCCCGCGCGGCCCCGGAGTTGGGTCACCCCGGTGGCCGGGTCGACGATCTTCACCTCGATGTGCGGCAGGACGCGGCCGACGGTCCGGGTGCGGTGTTCGAGGTCGTCGTCGCGCCGGGTCTGGAGCGACACCGGGGACGTCTCGGTCATGCCGTAGCAGATGGAGACCTCGGCCATGTGCATCTCGGCGACGACGCGTTTCATCACCTCGACCGGGCAGGGCGAGCCCGCCATGATGCCGGTGCGCAGGCTGGTCAGGTCGTAGGCGGCGAAGTCGGGGAGGTTCAGCTCCGCGATGAACATGGTCGGCACGCCGTACAGGGATGTGCACCGCTCCTGTTCGACCGCCCTGAGCGTGGCCCCGGGGTCGAAGGAGGGGGCGGGGATGACGACGCAGGCGCCGTGCGAGGTGGCCGCGAGGTTGCCCATCACCATGCCGAAACAGTGGTAGAAGGGCACCGGCACGCAGATCCGGTCGCGCTCGTCGTAGGCGATCGACTCCCCCACGAAGTAACCGTTGTTGAGGATGTTGTGGTGCGAGAGCGTGGCCCCCTTGGGGAACCCCGTCGTGCCGGACGTGTACTGGATGTTGATCGGGTCGTCGCAGGACAACTCGGCCTCGCGGGCGAGGAGTTCACCGCGCGGTACTCCACCGCCACGGGCGAGGAACGCGTCCCACCCCGGGTCCCCGAAGTACACGGCCTCTCGCAACTCGGGGCAGCGGCCCCGCACTTGGCCGACCATCGCCCGGTAGTCGCTGCTCTTGTGGCCGGTGGAGGCGAACAGCAGCGACACCCCGGCCTGGTCGAGCACGTAGGCGACCTCGTGCGTGCGGTAGGCGGGGTTGATGTTCACCATCACCGCGCCGATCCGCGCGGTCGCGTACTGCACGAGCACCCACTCGGGCGTGTTCACCGCCCAGATCCCGACCCGGTCCCCCCTGGCGACCCCGCTCGCCAGCAGCGCGCACGCCAACTCCTCGACGTCGGCGGCGAATTCGGCGTACGTCCAGCGCCGCCCCGACGGCACGTCGACCAGCACCTCACGCCCGCCCCAGCGCGCCACGGCCCGGTCGAGGTCGGCCCCTATGGTGTGCCCGATGAGGGGAACGGCCCCGGTGCCGTGCGCGTAGGAGAGGGCGCCACCGGGAGAGCCGTCGCCCGAGGAGCCCGCGCCTCCGAACGCGTCCCGCGAACTCCCGTCCCCGAGAGGCCCGTTCACCGGACACCCACCCGCGAACGACCCGGCACGCGAACGCCGTTGCCGGGGGCGGGAGTCGCGGCGCCAGCCGTCGTCGAGGCCGTGGCCGCGCGGACGGCCGCTCCCGGCAGCCGAGTCACACGGCCGACTGCGCGCAGCCGACGGGCCGCCCGGACTCCCCTCCCCCGTGGGGGAGTCGCCGGCGCGCCCACTGCCGAGGCGCCCGCTACCGGCGCGCCCCCTGCGGGCGGGAAGTCCTCCGGCCGACCGCCTCGCCGACCCCCGCCGCCCGTACCCCCGTCCCCGCCCCTGTCCCCGGCTCCCGCCCTCACCGGAAGTCCTCCTCGCGGTACTCGTTCCGCGACCCCTCCGCCGTCGCCTCGCGAAGCTCTATCCGCCGGATCTTCCCGGACACCGTCTTCGGCAGCGGCGCGAACTCCAGCCGCTTGACCCGCTTGTAGGGCGCGAGCACCTTGCGGGAGTGCTCGAAGAGCAGGGCCGCCGTCTCGGGCCCCGGCGTCCACCCGGCCGCGAGGACCACGTACGCCTTGGGCACCGCGAGCCGCACCTCGTCCGGCGCGGGGACGACC encodes:
- a CDS encoding AMP-binding protein produces the protein MGHTIGADLDRAVARWGGREVLVDVPSGRRWTYAEFAADVEELACALLASGVARGDRVGIWAVNTPEWVLVQYATARIGAVMVNINPAYRTHEVAYVLDQAGVSLLFASTGHKSSDYRAMVGQVRGRCPELREAVYFGDPGWDAFLARGGGVPRGELLAREAELSCDDPINIQYTSGTTGFPKGATLSHHNILNNGYFVGESIAYDERDRICVPVPFYHCFGMVMGNLAATSHGACVVIPAPSFDPGATLRAVEQERCTSLYGVPTMFIAELNLPDFAAYDLTSLRTGIMAGSPCPVEVMKRVVAEMHMAEVSICYGMTETSPVSLQTRRDDDLEHRTRTVGRVLPHIEVKIVDPATGVTQLRGRAGELCTRGYSVMLGYWNEPEKTAESVDAGRWMHTGDLAVMRDDGYVEIVGRIKDMIIRGGENIYPREIEEFLYGHPRIRDVQVVGAAHETYGEEVLACVIPHDPGDPPTLEEIRAFCAGRLAHYKIPTRVQVLESFPMTVSGKVRKIELREMYGG